A DNA window from Tenuifilaceae bacterium CYCD contains the following coding sequences:
- a CDS encoding IS5 family transposase, which produces MIKYPTSLTNSQWQCIKKILNDNRKRKVNLRKVWDAVLYQLKTGCQWRMLPKEFGAWSTVYYYFRKWLISGTWQRVQARLHMLVREMHSRKPSPSLGIIDSQSVKNSERGVPDKGYDGNKKIKGRKRHIVMDTMGILMCIVVTAANVHDSVAAEQALKRLAGKYPRLKRILADGGYSGERLAKLAHSELGIEFEVVTRSDEAKFKVIPKRWIVERSISWLMWSRRLCKDYEMNTESSEAWVLVASIAMMIKNI; this is translated from the coding sequence ATGATTAAATACCCAACCAGCTTAACCAATAGCCAATGGCAATGTATAAAGAAAATTCTGAACGACAATCGAAAGCGCAAAGTAAACCTGCGTAAGGTATGGGATGCCGTGCTCTACCAGCTGAAGACGGGCTGCCAGTGGCGAATGCTTCCGAAGGAGTTCGGGGCTTGGAGTACGGTGTACTACTACTTCCGCAAATGGTTGATTAGCGGGACTTGGCAGCGGGTGCAGGCGAGACTCCATATGCTGGTGCGGGAGATGCACTCCCGCAAACCATCCCCCAGTCTTGGGATTATTGACTCCCAGTCGGTGAAGAACAGCGAGCGGGGTGTTCCCGACAAGGGGTACGATGGGAACAAAAAGATAAAGGGGCGTAAGCGTCATATCGTGATGGACACCATGGGAATCCTGATGTGCATTGTGGTAACAGCCGCAAATGTGCATGACAGCGTGGCGGCGGAACAGGCATTAAAGCGGTTGGCGGGGAAATACCCCAGGCTGAAAAGAATCCTGGCGGATGGAGGCTATTCGGGTGAGCGGCTGGCAAAGTTGGCTCATAGCGAATTGGGGATAGAATTTGAAGTGGTCACCCGTAGCGATGAGGCGAAATTCAAGGTTATCCCAAAGCGTTGGATTGTAGAGCGTTCCATATCGTGGTTGATGTGGTCAAGACGGCTCTGCAAGGATTATGAGATGAATACGGAGTCAAGCGAGGCTTGGGTACTCGTGGCTTCCATCGCTATGATGATTAAAAATATTTAA